The following DNA comes from Rhodopseudomonas boonkerdii.
GCGTAGCCGACCTGCGCCCGGGCCACGGACGCGTTCACCACCACGGTTCCCAGCACGAGGTCATGCAGCAGCTGCCGGCGGCCATTAAGCAGGCCGACGATCAGTACCAGCGGTGTCAGCAGCGACACCGAAGCCCAGAACAGTACCGCATGGGCGCAGCCGAGTACGAAATAGCCCGGGGTACCTGAGAAGGTGCGCAGCTGCAGGTCCATCATCCGCATGCCCCAGGTGGCGGAATGCGGTCCGCCCAGCGACATGCCGTAATATACGATCGGCCAGATCACCGTGGCCGGAGAGATCAGCCAGAACAGACCCCAGCCGATGCCGAAGGTAATAAGGCCGAATACCGAGATGAAAATCACGGCAAGGATAATCGGAATCGAGATCACCACGACATCGACCAGAAAAGCGACGATGCGCCGCGCCAGCACGCCGTGGAACAGTTCAGGCTGGGCGTAGGGATCGAAAGCATGGCTGCGCGGCGGCGTGCCATTGCTGCGCCAGGTGTCACCTTGCGTGCTGCCGTAACGCGGACCGGTGTCGGACATGGATGCATTCCTCCATTGGCATCTTCACGGACGATCACATGGAGATGATCGAGGGAAGGGACAAGGGCGGCAATTTATACCTCGTCATTGCGAGGAGCCCGGAAGGCGACGAAGCAATCCAGAAGCCCGCGAAGGAAGACTGCATTGCTTCGTCGCTGCGCTACTCGCAATGACGATGGCGACCATTACCGCCCGGCCTTGATCCGTTCCGCCGCTTCCGGCGCGAAATAAGTCAGCACGCCATCGGCGCCGGCGCGTTTGAAGGCGACGAGGCTCTCCATGATCACGCGGTCGCGGTCGAGCCAGCCATTGTTGATGGCCCCCATGATCATCGCGTATTCGCCGGACACCTGATAGGCGAAGGTCGGCACCGCAAACGTGTCCTTCACGCGGCGGACGATATCGAGATAGGGCATGCCCGGCTTCACCATCACCATGTCTGCGCCTTCGGCCAGATCGAGCTCGACCTCGCGGATCGCTTCGTCCGAATTGGCGCTGTCCATCTGGTAGGTGCGCTTGTCGCCATTCAGCGTCTTGGCGGAGCCGATGGCGTCGCGGAACGGGCCATAGAAGGCCGAGGCATATTTCGCCGCATAGGCCATGATCTGCACATCGCCGAAACCGGCTTCATCCAGCGCCTCGCGGATGGCGCCGACGCGGCCGTCCATCATGTCCGAGGGCGCGATCACGTCGCAGCCGGCTTCCGCCTGCACCAGCGCCTGGCGCACCAGCACGGCGACGGTCTCGTCATTGAGGATGCGTCCGCCCTGCAGCAGGCCGTCATGGCCGTGGCTGGTATAGGGATCGAGCGCGACGTCGCAGAGCACGCCGAGATCGGGGAATTCCTTCTTGATCGCGCGAACCGACTGGCAAACCAGGTTCTCGCCATTCCAGGCTTCGGAGCCGGTCTCGTCGCGCAGCGACGGGTCGGTATAGGGGAACAGCGCGAGGCAGGGGATATCGAGTTTCACGGCGCGCTCGGCCTCGCGCACCACCTGATCCACGGTCAGCCGTTCCACGCCCGGCATGGAGGCGATCGGCGTGCGCGCATCGTGGCCTTCGACCACGAACAACGGCCAGATCAGGTCGTCGGTCGTGACCGTGTTTTCGCGCACCAGCCGGCGTGCCCATTCGCTCTTGCGGTTGCGGCGCGGGCGAGTGGTGAGGCCGAGCGAGGGGGCGTCATAAACGGACGAGCGGGGTGCTTGTTCACGCAATTCGATGGGCCGCCCGAACTTGATCGCCATGATACCGTCTCCTGAACCGACCACTTCATCTATGGTGCTGTAAATTGGACTTGTTCCAAGCTTAGCATTTCCCCTTGCCGTCGTCCAAGTCGGCTGCATGTGGCGGTTGTGCGTGAGTGAGCGTTCACACATTGATTTCGCGGGCCTGACGGGTCACAAAAGCCCCATGAATCGCCCGAGCGCCTTGTTCCATCTCGAGATCCCGGCCGTCCGGCAGGGGGCCGCCCTTGGCTGACCAGACGCCACGCGACGCCGCCGCGCGCGATCATGCCATGTCGGTGGCCGCGATCTCGTCCGAGCGGATCGAGAGCGACGAAAATGTCTGGACACGCCGCCTGGTGTTGTTCCTGCGGATCATGGCCATCGTCTCCATGTTGCAGGGCCTCTATCACTGGGCTCAGGTGACCGGCTTTGTGGGCACCGAGGACGAGGCTTTCGAGGCCCAGTCCATGGCATGGCAGTCCGCCACCATCTACTTCGCCGTCATCGAGCTGGTCAGTGCCGTCGGCCTTTGGCTGGCGACCCCGTGGGGAGCGGTGGTCTGGCTCACCACCGTGGTGTCCATGGCGGTGATCGAGCTGATGTTTCCGACCATCTATGGGGGCAATCTCATCGTGGTCGGCCTACAGGCTGCGTTTCTTGCAGCCTATCTTGTGCTGGCATGGATGGCGGCAAAGGAACGGCCGCCATAGACTTCTGTCGTTCCGGGTTCGCCCGCGCAACGAGCGCGGTCGCCCGGAATGACAGCTAAGGCGAAGCAGAGACCGCACGGAAAAGAACGGTCCGCATCAAAGGGAGAAACCAGTGAGCCATCTTCGTTCCGGCGGGACCGTCGGGAGCCTTCTCATCAGCGCCATCGCCCGTTATGCCGATCAGCCTGCCATTGCGGACGGCACCTCGCGCTGGACCTATCGCGAATATGGCGATGTGGTCGCGCGCTTTATCGGCCTGTTTCGTAGCCTTGGCCTGACCAAAAAGAGCGGCCTGTCCGTGCTGTCCGGCAACCGCGCCGAGACCTGGGCCGCCATTTCCGCCGCCGCCATCATGGGCATCCGCTATACGCCGCTGCATCCGATGGCAGCCGAGGACGACCACGCTTTCATCGTCGAGGATGCCGAGATCGATGTACTGATCGTCGAAGGCGGCAAATTCGCCGAACGCGGCAAGGCGCTGAAGGCGCGCGTGCCCAGCCTCAAGCATCTCTATTCCTTCGGCGCCGTGGATGACGTGCGCGATCTCCTCAAGGAGCTGCCCGCCATCCAGCCTGAGCCGCTGGTCGACGATAGCCATGTCGATGACATCTGCTGGCTCTCTTATACCGGCGGCACCACCGGCCGCTCCAAGGGCGTAATGAATCCGCATCGCGTGGTCGTCGCCATGTGCCTTGCGATCGTCGCCGACTGGGATTGGCCGCGGGACATCCGCTATCTCGCCGCCACGCCGATCAGCCACGCTGCAGGGATCACTATTTTCCCGGTGATGCTGCGCGGCGGCTTCACCCGCCTCGTGCAGGGCTTTGACGCCGAGACCTATCTACGCGTGGTGCATGAAGAGAAGATCACCGCGACTTTCCTCGTCCCCACGCTGATCTACGCCTTGATCGATGCGGAGGAGCTGCGCAAAAAATACGATACGTCGTCACTCGATATGATTGTCTATGGCGCTGCGCCGATGTCGCCGGATCGCCTGCGCGAGGGCGTGCGCATTTTCGGCAATGTGTTCGTGCAGCTTTATGGCCAGACCGAAGCGCCGCAGATCATTACGACGATGCGCAAGATCGATCACGACGACAGCAAGCCCGGCCGGCTCGGCTCCTGCGGCCGCGCCAACCCGATGGTGGAAGTGAAGCTGCTCGACAGCGAGCTCAACGAAGTTGCGACAGGGGAGCCTGGAGAAATCTGTGTGCGCGGCTCGCTGGTGATGGATGGTTACTGGAAGCGTCCCGACGCGACCGAGGAAGTCTTCCGCGGCGGCTGGCTGCATACCGGCGACGTCGCGATAAAGGACGCTGACGGTTTCTTCTATATCGTTGATCGCACCAAGGACATGATCATCTCCGGCGGCTTCAATATCTATCCTCGTGAGGTAGAGGACGCGCTGATGGCGCATCATGCTGTTGCCTCCGCGGCCGTGATTGGCATCCCCGATCCGAAATGGGGCGAGGCAGTGAAGGCCTTCGTCGTACTTAAGAACGGTGCCAATAATTCCGCCGAGGAATTGCAGGCGCATGTGAAGGACAAACGCGGCGCACCGTGGTCGCCAAAGAGCATCGACTTCGTCGCGGAAATTCCAGTGACAGGCCTCGGCAAGATCGATCGCAAGGCCCTGCGCGCGCCTTATTGGGAAGGCCGGGCGAGGGGCGTGGCGTAAGTTCTCGCGCGGATAGTGTTCGGCCTGCATGGTTCGAGACGCCCGCTTCGCGGGCTCCTCACCATGAGGGTCTTCTACGGCGCGCGCCCTATACGCTTCCCTCATCCTGAGGAGCGGCCCTTTTCGGCCGCGTCTCGAAGGATGGCCGCAAGCTGCCTTTGACAAGGAGAGCGGCTGGTGGCCCAAATCCTTCAAACTCTCAGAAATTTACTCCCATTAACCCCGGTAAGGTCTCGGTCACCCTAACGGGCCGGTGAGGAATCTTACCCCAATCTTTCGCATTTGAACGATCCTGTCCCGCATCAGCACAGGAGCGCGAACATGATGGCAACATCATCGCTTCAGCGTGAATCAAAACCTGTAAAAAGCGCTGTTTTTGTAGACTTAATCGACGATTCACTCTCGCAAATTCATGATCTCTTTATTGTCTTTTTTAGGCGCTTCTTCAAAGCCACCGCTTAAGTTGGACCTATCAGGCGGGACACAAGTTTCGTCGAATAAGTCGATAAAAACGACAGCAGGGGTAGTGTCATGATGAAGTCCGTTGCGACGGTGGAAAGCGTCGATCTCGTTCCCGGCCAGGCTCCGGTTCAGCCGCTGTATCTCGAAGCCCTGACGCTGGTTGAACGGCTGCATCGCCGTCTGCTCGACGTCATCAAGGACGAGTTCGACCGTCGCGGCCGTGCCGACATCAACTCGGTGCAGGCGCTGCTGCTCTACAATATCGGCGACAAGGAATTGACCGCCGGCGAGCTGCGCACCCGTGGCTACTATCTCGGCTCCAACGTTTCTTACAATCTGAAGAAGCTCGTCGAGCTCGGCTTCCTCGATCATCAGCGTTCGCGCGTCGATCGTCGCTCGGTCCGCATCCGCTTGACTGCGCAAGGCCAGGAAATCCGCCACATCGTCGAGGCGCTCTATGCCAAGCATGTGAAGACGGTGGAGCAGGTCGGCGGCATCTCGAACGAGGAATTCGCGACCCTCAACAAGTCGCTGCACCGCCTCGAGCGCTTCTGGACCGACCAGATCCTGTATCGCCTCTAAGAGTTTAGCATTCCGAACCTCCAGGCCGGACACTGTCGCTGACGGATTTTGCCCTCCGAAAGCAAAGCCGAAATGCACACAAGAGGCATGCGGCTGATTGAAACGATAAAGGCGCCCTCAACGGGCGCCTTTCTTGTTTAGATATGCGATCGCATGGATCGTGTGGCGCAGGTGCCAGAGTGATATTCATCGCGCAATGTGGGCATTTCCCATATCTGCGCGATTCCGTGCCCTGATTTGGGAAATGAACTTCCCGCAATGGAACCAAGTTCCCAGGCATGACTTATCTTTGCAACGGAGATCGGTGCCATGTTGGTCGAACGCGGTCTGAAAGTGATGAATGTCGAGGCAGTGGGCGATGCTTATGCGATCGCCGCAAACTTCCTGCGGCGCTCCGGCGTCATCCCGGACACTTACGTCACCAATGATCGGCTGCTCGAAATGATCGTGCAGATGTTTCATCGCGGCGAGGACAACAAGCTCCGTCTCGCCAATCGAGCGATCGCGCAATTCCAGGCTGTCGAACGCGAGGTGAAGCTGTCCGGCACCCATCGCACTGCCGTCTAAGGGGAACGACACATGCAACTCGCTATCGACCGTATCATGCAGGCTTACAACCTTATGGCCAATCGCGCCGAAGGAGCGAGCGAGGAAGCGCGCATCAAAGTTACAGAGTATGTGCAATCGCTGTTCGATGGCGGCGAGACCGACATGCAGCGGCTTACGGTTTGCGGCCTGACCTATTTGCGCGAGCGCGATGGCAGCAACGATCCGGTGAAAGCGGGTTACACTGGTCTCTAGGTGTGGTTTTGCCGCGTGAACGCCACCTTTGCGGATGGCCGCATTGTGCTGCGATCGAGACCTTATAAGGCCGCGCTCTTCGCATTTTGGATCGTGCGCCAGATGCGCTCGGGCGTCAGCGGCATATCGAGATGCGTCACGCCATAATCCCTCAGCGCGTCCACCGCCGCATTGACCACTGTGGCGAGGCTGCCCGCACAGCCCGCTTCGCCGCAGCCCTTGCTGCCCAGCGGATTGGTTTTCGCGGGCGACGGATGATCGCCGATCAGCATCGGCGGAATGTCGCCGGCGCGCGGCATCGCGTAATCCATGAAGGAACCGGTGATCGGTTGACCCGAGGCGTCGTAGCTGACTTTCTCCATCAGCGCTTGGCCTATGCCCTGCGCGACGCCGCCATGCAGTTGACCGGCGACGATCATCGGATTGACGATGGTGCCGAAATCGTTGACGGCACTGTACCGCGCGATGGTGAGCGCGCCAGTGTCGGGATCAATCTCGACTTCCGCGACATGGCAGCCATTGGGAAATGTCGACTGCACATCGCTGCCGGTGTGATCCACATCGAGCGACGTCGGCACACCTTCGGGTAGCTGGCCGTTACGCATCCGTTGCGACAGCTCCATGATGTCGATGAAACGGTCGGTGCCGGCAATGGTGAAACGGCCATCGGCGAATTCAATATCTGCCTCGGACGCCTCCATCAGATGCGCGGCCGCGCTCTTGCCCTTGGCGATGACGAGATCGGATGCCTCGATGATTGCCTGGCCCGATGCGGTGATCGAGCGCGAGCCGCCGGTGCCATTGCCCATGCGCACCAGATCGCTGTCATTCTGTTGCAGGCGGATCGCGTCGAACGGCACGCCGAGCCGCTCCGACAACACCTGTGCGAACGGCGTCGCATGACCCTGGCCGTAGTCTAGCGTACCCGTCGTGACGGTCACCGTGCCATCCGGCTCGAACGTGACTTTACCAAGTTCGGGCGAGGGGGGCGCGGTGACTTCGAGATAGGAGCCAACGGCGATGCCGCGCAGCTTGCCGTTTTTCCTGGCCTCGCGCTTGCGCTTGGCAAAGCCGGCATGATCGGAAATCGTCAGGGCCTTCTCGAACACGCCCTGGAAATCGCCGCTGTCATACGTGACACCCGACGCCGCCGCGAACGGAAGTTGCGACGGCTTGATGAAATTGCGCTTCCGCAGCGTCAGGCGATCGATGCCCATCTCGTCCGCTGCGCAGTCGATCAGGCGCTCCATAAAATAGTTGGCCTCGGGTCGGCCGGCGCCGCGATAGGCGCCCATCAGCGTGGTGTTCGTGACGACGCATTTCACATCGACGCCGACCAGTGGTGTGCGATAGACGCTCGGCAGGTTCTTGCCGGTGTTCAGAGACAGCGGTAACGGCGATACGCCGGTGATATAGGCGCCGAGATTGCCATAGCCGGAAACGCGCACGGCGAGGAACTTGCCGTCCTTGTCCAGCGCCAGCTCGGCATGAATCTGTTGCGAGCGGCCATGGCTGTCGGAGAGAAAGCTGGACGAGCGCTCGTCCAGCCATCTCACGGGCTTGCCCAATTCCTTCGCTGCATGCAGCAGGCAGATATATTCGGGATAGCTGACATTCTTCATCCCGAAAGAGCCGCCGACATTGCCGGTGAGAATGCGCACTTTTTCCGCGGGCACGTCGAGATGCCGGGCCAGCGTCGCGCGATTGCCGGCGACGCCTTGGGTAGGCACCTGAAGGATATAACGCTCGCTCTTCTTGTCATAAGATGCCAGGGCGCAACGCGGCTCCATCGAGACGACCGCAACGCGGGTGTTCTCGATATCGAGCTTTGTCACATGCGCGGCCGAAGCGAAGGCCGCATCGATCGCATCAGTATCGCCGTAGTGATAATCGAGCGCGACATTGTTCGGAATGTGCGGATAGAGTTGCGGCGCGCCGGGCTTCGCCGCATCCTCGGCCGATGTCACCGCCGGCAATGGATCGATATCGAGCTCGATGGCCTCTCCCGCATCGCGCGCCTGCGCCAAGGTTTCGGCGACGACGAAAGCGACGGGATCGCCGACATAACGCACGCGGTCGGTCATCAGTGCCTGCCGATTGGTTTGCAGCAGCGGCGAGCCATCACGGTTCTTCAGCGGAATGCCGACGGTGAACGGCTTGTAACCGGCAGCGGCGATATCCGCGCCGGTCCAGACACCTCGCACGCCAGGCATCGCCTTGGCCGCCTCGGCGTCGATCTTGCGGATCACGCCATGGGCATGGGAGCTGCGGACGACCCAGGCATAGAGTTGGCCGGGCAAATGGAGATCGTCGGTATAGCGACCCTTGCCGCGCACCAGCGTGTCATCCTCTTTCCGCCGAACGGGCTGGCCGACCCCGTATTTCTGCATTGCAATGGAATTGTCGCGGGAGCCGGTAAAATCCTGCATGGGGGCGTCCATTTGACTGTCGGGGACCGGTGGGCTCGCGATCCACCGGCGATAACCTGAAATAGGACGCCTGACAGAACGTCACAACGTCCGATTGGGCATGGGGCCGGTGCGACGGTTGCGCCAATCTCGTGCCCTGCTAAAGTTTCCGTGAGAATGGTTTCCATGTCGGCGAAAAGCCGCGGAAAGACCGATTTAATGGATGACACCACGCGGCTCCGTGCTTCGCCGGAGCCGATCGACGTGCAGGGATCGGAGCAAGGGGCCATGGTGGCTGCGCGCGCGAGCGACGCGGCCAATCCAGCCGTCTACGCCGCGCTCGATCTGGGCACCAATAATTGCCGCTTGCTGATTGCCGCGCCTACCGGCGACAGCTTTCGCGTGATCGATTCGTTTTCGCGGATCATCCGTCTCGGTGAGGGTGTATCGACGTCGGGCTTGATATCCGATGCCGCGATCAATCGTGCCATCTCGGCGCTCTCGATCTGCCGTGACAAGATTCGCGCTCGTGAGGCCACGCGGCTGCGTCTGATCGCGACGGAAGCCTGTCGCGCGGCGTCGAATTCCGATGAATTTCTCGGCCGAGTCGCGGATGCCACCGGCATTACGCTGGAGATCATCGACCGCGAGACCGAGGCCGGCCTCGCCGTGATCGGTTGCTCGCCGCTGATCGATCCCAAAGGGCGTGGAGCTATTCTGTTCGATATCGGCGGTGGTTCGTCGGAACTGGTTCGGATCGAGCGCAATGCGGCCGATCCGAACGGTGTGCCGCTGATTAAGGCATGGATGTCGATCCCGCTCGGTGTGGTGACATTGGCCGAAAAATTCGGCGGCAAGAATGTCACGCGCGAATCCTACGATTTGATGGTCGCCGAGGTTGCTCAGCACGTCGCGCCCTTCGCCGCCGAGCATGGCCTCGATCTCGACGGCATGCATCTGCTCGGCACCTCCGGTACGGTGACGACACTGGCCGGCATCCATCAGGGCCTGCTGCGCTACGACCGTCGCCGCATCGACGGCATCTGGCTCGACAATGCCGAACTCGACGCGACCATCGTAAAGCTGATGGGGTTGAGCTATGCCGAGCGGGCGGCAAACCAGTGCATCGGCCCCGATCGCGCCGATCTCGTCCTGTGTGGTTGCGCTATCCTCGATGCGATCCGGAATGCATTCCCGTTGCCACGCCTGCGGGTTGCTGATCGCGGGCTCCGCGAGGGCATGCTGGTGGAAATGATGCGTGAGGACGGGGTGATCAGGACGTCGTAAGGCGTTCGGCTTTTGCGCCGGTCATGCTAAGAGACCGGCAATTATCTCAGGCAAGCAATTGTACCGATGGCAAAAGACAGCACCGG
Coding sequences within:
- a CDS encoding RDD family protein; this encodes MSDTGPRYGSTQGDTWRSNGTPPRSHAFDPYAQPELFHGVLARRIVAFLVDVVVISIPIILAVIFISVFGLITFGIGWGLFWLISPATVIWPIVYYGMSLGGPHSATWGMRMMDLQLRTFSGTPGYFVLGCAHAVLFWASVSLLTPLVLIVGLLNGRRQLLHDLVLGTVVVNASVARAQVGYAS
- the hemB gene encoding porphobilinogen synthase, yielding MAIKFGRPIELREQAPRSSVYDAPSLGLTTRPRRNRKSEWARRLVRENTVTTDDLIWPLFVVEGHDARTPIASMPGVERLTVDQVVREAERAVKLDIPCLALFPYTDPSLRDETGSEAWNGENLVCQSVRAIKKEFPDLGVLCDVALDPYTSHGHDGLLQGGRILNDETVAVLVRQALVQAEAGCDVIAPSDMMDGRVGAIREALDEAGFGDVQIMAYAAKYASAFYGPFRDAIGSAKTLNGDKRTYQMDSANSDEAIREVELDLAEGADMVMVKPGMPYLDIVRRVKDTFAVPTFAYQVSGEYAMIMGAINNGWLDRDRVIMESLVAFKRAGADGVLTYFAPEAAERIKAGR
- a CDS encoding DUF6163 family protein produces the protein MSVAAISSERIESDENVWTRRLVLFLRIMAIVSMLQGLYHWAQVTGFVGTEDEAFEAQSMAWQSATIYFAVIELVSAVGLWLATPWGAVVWLTTVVSMAVIELMFPTIYGGNLIVVGLQAAFLAAYLVLAWMAAKERPP
- a CDS encoding AMP-binding protein; translation: MSHLRSGGTVGSLLISAIARYADQPAIADGTSRWTYREYGDVVARFIGLFRSLGLTKKSGLSVLSGNRAETWAAISAAAIMGIRYTPLHPMAAEDDHAFIVEDAEIDVLIVEGGKFAERGKALKARVPSLKHLYSFGAVDDVRDLLKELPAIQPEPLVDDSHVDDICWLSYTGGTTGRSKGVMNPHRVVVAMCLAIVADWDWPRDIRYLAATPISHAAGITIFPVMLRGGFTRLVQGFDAETYLRVVHEEKITATFLVPTLIYALIDAEELRKKYDTSSLDMIVYGAAPMSPDRLREGVRIFGNVFVQLYGQTEAPQIITTMRKIDHDDSKPGRLGSCGRANPMVEVKLLDSELNEVATGEPGEICVRGSLVMDGYWKRPDATEEVFRGGWLHTGDVAIKDADGFFYIVDRTKDMIISGGFNIYPREVEDALMAHHAVASAAVIGIPDPKWGEAVKAFVVLKNGANNSAEELQAHVKDKRGAPWSPKSIDFVAEIPVTGLGKIDRKALRAPYWEGRARGVA
- the ldtR gene encoding transcriptional regulator LdtR produces the protein MMKSVATVESVDLVPGQAPVQPLYLEALTLVERLHRRLLDVIKDEFDRRGRADINSVQALLLYNIGDKELTAGELRTRGYYLGSNVSYNLKKLVELGFLDHQRSRVDRRSVRIRLTAQGQEIRHIVEALYAKHVKTVEQVGGISNEEFATLNKSLHRLERFWTDQILYRL
- a CDS encoding xanthine dehydrogenase family protein molybdopterin-binding subunit, translating into MQDFTGSRDNSIAMQKYGVGQPVRRKEDDTLVRGKGRYTDDLHLPGQLYAWVVRSSHAHGVIRKIDAEAAKAMPGVRGVWTGADIAAAGYKPFTVGIPLKNRDGSPLLQTNRQALMTDRVRYVGDPVAFVVAETLAQARDAGEAIELDIDPLPAVTSAEDAAKPGAPQLYPHIPNNVALDYHYGDTDAIDAAFASAAHVTKLDIENTRVAVVSMEPRCALASYDKKSERYILQVPTQGVAGNRATLARHLDVPAEKVRILTGNVGGSFGMKNVSYPEYICLLHAAKELGKPVRWLDERSSSFLSDSHGRSQQIHAELALDKDGKFLAVRVSGYGNLGAYITGVSPLPLSLNTGKNLPSVYRTPLVGVDVKCVVTNTTLMGAYRGAGRPEANYFMERLIDCAADEMGIDRLTLRKRNFIKPSQLPFAAASGVTYDSGDFQGVFEKALTISDHAGFAKRKREARKNGKLRGIAVGSYLEVTAPPSPELGKVTFEPDGTVTVTTGTLDYGQGHATPFAQVLSERLGVPFDAIRLQQNDSDLVRMGNGTGGSRSITASGQAIIEASDLVIAKGKSAAAHLMEASEADIEFADGRFTIAGTDRFIDIMELSQRMRNGQLPEGVPTSLDVDHTGSDVQSTFPNGCHVAEVEIDPDTGALTIARYSAVNDFGTIVNPMIVAGQLHGGVAQGIGQALMEKVSYDASGQPITGSFMDYAMPRAGDIPPMLIGDHPSPAKTNPLGSKGCGEAGCAGSLATVVNAAVDALRDYGVTHLDMPLTPERIWRTIQNAKSAAL
- a CDS encoding Ppx/GppA phosphatase family protein, which translates into the protein MVAARASDAANPAVYAALDLGTNNCRLLIAAPTGDSFRVIDSFSRIIRLGEGVSTSGLISDAAINRAISALSICRDKIRAREATRLRLIATEACRAASNSDEFLGRVADATGITLEIIDRETEAGLAVIGCSPLIDPKGRGAILFDIGGGSSELVRIERNAADPNGVPLIKAWMSIPLGVVTLAEKFGGKNVTRESYDLMVAEVAQHVAPFAAEHGLDLDGMHLLGTSGTVTTLAGIHQGLLRYDRRRIDGIWLDNAELDATIVKLMGLSYAERAANQCIGPDRADLVLCGCAILDAIRNAFPLPRLRVADRGLREGMLVEMMREDGVIRTS